In one Chitinophaga sancti genomic region, the following are encoded:
- the accB gene encoding acetyl-CoA carboxylase biotin carboxyl carrier protein, whose amino-acid sequence MDFKQIQELVKMVNKSNISELSIEQDKFKITIKQKDNETQQVIAVPTMAAPVQAVPQAVAAVQAPVSAPAAEAPKPAADVKADNLVTIKSPMIGTFYRSPGPDKPSFVNVGDEVSAGKVVCIIEAMKLFNEIESEVSGKIVKILVDDASPVEYDQPLYLVEP is encoded by the coding sequence ATGGATTTTAAACAGATTCAGGAGCTGGTCAAGATGGTCAACAAATCTAACATCAGCGAACTGAGCATTGAGCAGGACAAGTTTAAGATTACAATAAAGCAAAAGGATAACGAAACTCAGCAGGTAATTGCAGTTCCTACTATGGCTGCGCCTGTACAGGCGGTTCCTCAGGCAGTTGCTGCCGTTCAGGCTCCTGTATCAGCTCCGGCTGCTGAAGCACCAAAACCAGCTGCTGATGTAAAAGCAGACAACCTGGTAACCATCAAATCTCCTATGATCGGTACTTTCTACCGCAGCCCTGGTCCTGACAAACCTTCTTTTGTGAATGTAGGTGATGAGGTATCTGCTGGTAAAGTGGTATGTATCATTGAGGCGATGAAACTTTTCAACGAGATTGAAAGTGAGGTAAGTGGTAAGATCGTGAAAATACTGGTAGATGATGCATCTCCTGTAGAATATGATCAGCCGCTGTACCTGGTAGAACCATAA
- the efp gene encoding elongation factor P: MATTADIRTGLIIKLDNSLYSVVEFGQNKTARAAAKVWAKLKGVDNSRSIEVTWNSGETIFPVRVEKKAFQYLYQDDSGYNFMDNETFEQIALPETLIDAPQFLKEGQEVQVSINTETELPMSVELPDKIVMKVTYSEPGLKGDTATRTLKPATVEGGATVNVPLFVNEGELIRVNTKTGEYIERVKE, translated from the coding sequence ATGGCTACCACTGCAGATATCAGAACAGGATTGATTATAAAGCTGGATAACAGCCTTTATTCTGTTGTAGAGTTTGGTCAGAACAAAACAGCCCGTGCCGCTGCTAAAGTATGGGCAAAGCTGAAGGGTGTTGATAATAGCCGTTCCATTGAAGTAACATGGAACTCCGGCGAAACCATCTTCCCTGTGCGTGTTGAGAAGAAAGCATTCCAATACTTATATCAGGATGATAGTGGTTACAACTTCATGGACAATGAGACATTTGAGCAGATCGCTTTACCAGAGACGCTGATCGATGCACCTCAGTTCCTGAAAGAAGGCCAGGAAGTACAAGTAAGCATTAATACGGAAACCGAGCTGCCAATGAGCGTGGAATTACCGGATAAGATCGTGATGAAAGTAACGTATTCTGAACCAGGTTTGAAGGGTGATACCGCTACACGTACGCTGAAACCTGCTACTGTAGAAGGTGGTGCAACCGTGAATGTTCCGCTGTTCGTAAATGAAGGAGAGCTGATCCGGGTAAACACCAAAACTGGTGAGTACATTGAGCGCGTAAAAGAATAG